A window of Canis lupus familiaris isolate Mischka breed German Shepherd chromosome 12, alternate assembly UU_Cfam_GSD_1.0, whole genome shotgun sequence genomic DNA:
GCTCATGCCCATACCTTGCTCTTTGTTTTGTCCTCAGTGGTCCCAGGCTGCGCCTATGGCAGGAGGAGAGCACAAACCCCACGAAGGTGAGTCCCTGTAGCTCTGGGATAGGTACCCTGTCTCCCCTGTCTCCCCAGGGGATGGGTGGGGAGGCCTGATTCCTTTCTTTCAGGTctgtgggggtagggggtgggggaggaagggtaCTGGAATGGAAATCAAGAATGGAAGAGGGGAGCACCATGAGAGTAACCCTTCATTCTGGAGGACTCTCTTTCCTACTCAGGCCTCTGCTAGAATTAAAACTTGTTgccttttccttctgctcttcccagtAAAATTTTAGTTGGAGAGGGAGCCATGAGCACAGACCAGGAAGACAGTGTTCAAAGATCCCAGGTGTCGAGGGAGGTGTCTCTTGTCCCATCTGCCCCCAGGAGAGGATGGATATTCTGTGTCACATCCAGCCCAGCTCTGTCATACCTGTGGGGTCTGTGTGGAGGGGGCCGTGACCCTTGCCCGTTCAGCACACTGGCTGTACATGAGCTGGAGGTGCAGAGGGCCCAACCTcctgagacccccccccccccacagtatGTACTCCTTTAGGAGGTAGGAGAGAAGGCCCtgcaggctccctctgccctctgggtgGGATAGGTTTGGGTGCTATGAACTTCCCTTCTGGACCAGCAAAGCTGTAgctcccaggtgccctgccccctgcccaacTAAGAGTCCACCTGCCTTTTGTTCCTCTGTGGTTTGGAGTAGGGATCCTCCCATTTCTCTAGGGAAGCCctggctccccacccacccacccaactgAATTTGACCTCTGCTCCAAAGTAGGGGAGGAGTGCCCAATGCCACCCCCCCTAGCTCCCCACCTTTGAGGAGGCAAGGGCCTGGTCTTCCCTCCAGGCCAGTTTTCCAGACCCAAACCCAGTGTGGCCCAGGGTAGTGACCAAGGGCAGTGTTTACACTCCCTGGGCCAGTGGTGATGCCCAGCTGGTTCTGCTTCCCTACGCCCTAGAGCCCTTTCCTTGGCCCCGGGGCCTGGCTTCCCAGCCACTCCACAGCCTGTGCCACCCATAGGCTCCTGGATCCCAGGATATGATCAGCCCGCATAAGCCTCCTGGTGGTCTCTGTGGTCTGGGAGAGGCAAgacaaatgttttttgtttgctggGGAAGGATTGTCttcaagaaataaggaaaagcaaaaaagctTGCTGTGGTAGATGCATGTCCATGGCCTGAGCAAAAGCAGGCCAGCTTTCCTTGGAGGCAGTGGCTGGGGTACGAAGGGTATAGGGGAAGTTGTCCCCTCACCTTCCTTCCTATGGCCTTGGGAATTCCAGGCAGCTTTTCAAGGGAATTCCTAGTCTGTGTCTTTTTACCCTTAGCTACCAACTGCCACGGCCCAGGCCAGACCTctctgctttcctgtcctgggctGGGCCTTGTGCCTCCGAAGCCTGGGCCACCTCTGTCCCCAGCCATGACAAAATGTCAGGTCAAGAATTCTTAGTCATCTTTGATATAGACTTGGCTTGAAAAAGGGCTTCTTCATCATTTGTACTCTTTTTGACAGAGCTTTACCGTAACCCTTTTGAGGGTGGAGGAGAATTCTGTGCCTGTTGTCTGCATAGGGGACGTAGACCTCAGGCAAGGCCAGGGACTGGCTTGGGAGCTGCCCCCTGCTCTCCTTGCTGTTTTCACACCTATGGCCTTCCCCTCCCTTGCCCTCAGCTCCCCAAATTCTCCTCAACCCACCGATTGTATACATGCCCACTCCCCCGAGGATCGTCTTCCTTCACCctctggagggaagaggagactCAGCTATAGTTTCTGGGGAGAGGTAGGCTAGGGGGTTGCACTTCAGATGCCTTGGTGAGGTTCCAAACTTTGTGTTGCCTGGGCTGAGAAAGAGCGCTTATTCTCGGGGGGCCGGAAACAGAGACAAAACCCCAAATTTCGGTCTCAGTTTCGGTAGCGATCTTTAGAGATCCACCCAACCCACTACTACAGATGTGCAGTGTGAGGCCAGAGAGGGAgggactggcccaaggtcacaccaagTCATGGCCAGGGTCTGGACCTCTTCATGGGCTGGATGCTGCTGGTTTCTGCTGTGTGGAGGAAAAGCATTTCAGGGAGAGGATTACTATGTGGtagtggttgtgtgtgtgtgtgtgtgtgcacgcgcacacgTGCTTGTGTGCACCCTGGAGTGGGACAGGCTGGGCCATAATTTAGAGTCATCACTCCAGGTCCTGAGTGTCTCTTCCCAGGAGCCCCGCCTCTGTGGCCTAGAATTACCCCTTCATGCTCCAGTGCACCCCAGGCTCCATGGCCAGCCTGGGAAGCTGTCTTtaccctgccctccctccagatCAGCTTCTAGAAATGCTCCGTGGCTGCAGTGGCAGCACCGTTTTTTCCATGATGCAAGCAGTTTGCCCTCTTGGGCGGGGTTATCGGTGGCTGGCAGGGCCTGCATAGTGTGCCCACCCACTGCCACCTGCTGATGCCAGGCAGGCCCAGCCCCTGTGCTGGTGTTCACCGTCTCCCCAGCCCGTGTCTGGGGAGGGGTCTGGCAGGTGGCGaagtgtcccccccacccccaccatgctTCCACATGATTTGCCTTGGGAAGGCTTTGATGTCAGGACCGATTTTAACTGTACCACTTAGTGGAAGTGCAGCCTTGGGGCAAATTCCTCAGCCTCTCTGAACCTCCAGTTCCCCCTTTGTAAAATGAGGTTCCTACTGGAATGTCATAGTGTCATGTGGGGAGAACTGTTGGCGACGAAAACTGTGGACTCCTGTACACAATGTCCAGCAGATACTAAGTCCTCATTAAATGGTTGTTGGTATAGTGGATGGTATGGCAGAGGTTGTAGGGAAACAGGGAGTAGGTTTGCCAAGCGGGCTCTTCTTCCTTTCATGGGAAACTCAGACCACCCCCCAGCAAGGGTACTGATGCCTGAATTGTCCTCTGGCCTCAAGGTTGACCTGGGAGTTGGCTCAGCTGTCATGACAATGCAGGGGGATCAGATGTGACTGACCATCTCCCCCAGAACCTGACAGCCTCATGTGATCTTTGGAATAAAACCAGACCTTCATCAGTGCCGGTAGTGGAAAGCTTAGGGAAGGCTGTCAACCACAGCGGGAGGGACTTGAGCTAGAGTTTTGGAAGGACTGACTGGCCCAGTAGTGGGTACCTCTCCCAGGGAACCCCGAGTGGTTGCCCTACAAGGCTGGGTGGAGAGAGGGGCTGGCCATCTCTCACGTGACCTGCTGGCCTCATGTCTCACCCCGTCCCATGCAGTGGTGAAGTTCATGGACGTCTACCAGCGCAGCTACTGCCGTCCCATTGAGACCCTGGTGGACATCTTCCAGGAGTACCCTGACGAGATCGAGTACATCTTCAAGCCATCCTGCGTGCCCCTGATGCGGTGTGGGGGCTGCTGTAATGATGAGGGCCTAGAGTGCGTGCCCACTGAGGAGTTCAACATCACCATGCAGGTGGGCATctgtggggagagggggtgggagcGGGCTGAGATGTGGGGAAACAGGTGGTCCCCAGCCCTTTCCTGGGCAACTCTTCAGAGAAGGAACCAGGCTTGCCCTTTGCTTAGCTCCTGCCCCTGAGTCAGTCAGGGGGAGGCATGAGGAGTCTTGCCCTCTTGGGAGAAAAAGATGCCTGAATTTCCTGATCTGGGGTTCCCCACAAGTCCCTACTGCCACAGTCCCCTCTGTGACCTTTCCCCCTGGGCTCAGAAGGAGCTGACACCTGTGACAGGagcccctctcttcttctcttggaAGAAGAGGGCCCTTACTCTTAGGGGCTCTGTTTGGGGTGCCAGATGAGCCTGGTACATGGAAAGTTTTAAAAGCCAGTCATTTGGTGCTGCCCAGTGACGGGACCCATCTCAGCCAGGATAGGGTCGGAGGGAGCTCTGACACCCCAGGGAAGATGGCTCTTGGGTAGCTGCTAGGGGTCAGGGGAAGGCCTAAAGGGGAtgaaaggaggggagggatggggactGGCAAGAACCCAGGACCTGAATTCCCAGCCTGGCCAACCCGTGCAGAAGAGCAGGGGCTCCTTGAGGTCAGCAGGGTTGGGAGTTGGGGTGGGCCTGAGGCTCTTTCTGGGAGAGCCTCTGGTCCCTTCTGCTTCTACCACCCTCCCCTGCTCAGTAGAACCCCTGGGTGCTGAGTGGCAAGAGCCACAGGGTGTCCCATCTGGGTATGGCTGGCTGGGTCACTAACCTTGTGAtctgcttcctttccctctagATTATGCGGATCAAACCTCATCAAGGCCAGCACATAGGGGAGATGAGTTTCCTGCAGCATAGCAAATGTGAATGCAGGTGAGGATGGTGTCACGGATTCATTGGTTCAGCAGAGCGGCGGGAGGGTTAAGCATGCCCCACTTGTTAGCCATTTCTGCCTTCCGTCTGCCTTCCAGCTGATTTTGGGCATTTTAATTTTACtgcactgtgcctcagtttctacatctgtcATATGGGCACAATAGTAGTACATATCTCATAGCACTGCTGGAGGGATTAAATGATTTATGTTACATTAAGGGGATTGAAACTGCATTGATAAGTCAT
This region includes:
- the VEGFA gene encoding vascular endothelial growth factor A isoform 3 precursor (isoform 3 precursor is encoded by transcript variant 3); translation: MNFLLSWVHWSLALLLYLHHAKWSQAAPMAGGEHKPHEVVKFMDVYQRSYCRPIETLVDIFQEYPDEIEYIFKPSCVPLMRCGGCCNDEGLECVPTEEFNITMQIMRIKPHQGQHIGEMSFLQHSKCECRPKKDRARQENPCGPCSERRKHLFVQDPQTCKCSCKNTDSRCKARQLELNERTCRCDKPRR
- the VEGFA gene encoding vascular endothelial growth factor A isoform 2 precursor (isoform 2 precursor is encoded by transcript variant 2) — protein: MNFLLSWVHWSLALLLYLHHAKWSQAAPMAGGEHKPHEVVKFMDVYQRSYCRPIETLVDIFQEYPDEIEYIFKPSCVPLMRCGGCCNDEGLECVPTEEFNITMQIMRIKPHQGQHIGEMSFLQHSKCECRPKKDRARQEKKSIRGKGKGQKRKRKKSRPCGPCSERRKHLFVQDPQTCKCSCKNTDSRCKARQLELNERTCRCDKPRR
- the VEGFA gene encoding vascular endothelial growth factor A isoform 1 precursor (isoform 1 precursor is encoded by transcript variant 1), with protein sequence MNFLLSWVHWSLALLLYLHHAKWSQAAPMAGGEHKPHEVVKFMDVYQRSYCRPIETLVDIFQEYPDEIEYIFKPSCVPLMRCGGCCNDEGLECVPTEEFNITMQIMRIKPHQGQHIGEMSFLQHSKCECRPKKDRARQEKKSIRGKGKGQKRKRKKSRYKPWSVPCGPCSERRKHLFVQDPQTCKCSCKNTDSRCKARQLELNERTCRCDKPRR